The genomic region GTCGTACTGAGGGTATCATCAATTTTTCCACGTTAAAATTCGCGGATTATTCTGACACAAGTTAATTACCTGTTCTTTAATCCAGAACGAAATGCATTGGAATATTTACCGCGAGTCTGCCGAATCCCGAGACTATGGCTTCGTCATTAGCTTTAACGACTTCTGAGGGGGTTGGCAGGGGAACGAAAGATATTAGAGCGGATTTCACGAAACGAGGTTTCACCTGTATAAAAAATTGACATCATTAATCACGGTAACTGACGGGCGAGGGGTAGTTCTCGATTAGGAATTTCTTATAATGTTTGCGTATAATTACGTAACATCGAATTATTACCGAAATCGACATTAACTTCAAATTATTTCTATCTTCTTCTTgcttatcttcaatttttttcagtttGCATAAGCATCCGCACTCTAAACGCCAGCGGCGGACCGTTAATTTTGGGGCCCTGGGTTAACGCACTGTTTGGGGCCTACCCAATTAACCCAAATTAACTCAAGTACTAAAAATGTtgtttgtataatttatattttcttaaaatttaatttaaattgtttttatttctaTCATTTAACCGCAAAGAGGGCTCTGGGCTgcagccagagttgggcaaaaatttaatcaacggttgacgaataaatttctacttcaatcgttaatcgcaattaacatttaaactcctactttagtcgttgaTTGCGGTTAACAAttatattcttttcaattgtaatcgattaactgctgaaatttcgaaatgaaatacggaatcaaaactgtatgcatactgaaaagaTGTAAACTGAGAGTTTTTTTGTTGAGAAATATTTGTGTcgattctccatctccgctctctgtctctctctctctccctccttattacaatttatggataaaccgtgtggcgattaacttcaacaattgattaaatcagtctctccgattttttgataatttcttcttttaatcaacgattgacgattaacttcatcaatcgatcgaATCAATCGTTCATTttccaatgattaccttttttcaatcgtacacattaatcaatcaatcttggtgaaaattttaattgatcaaCGCCCAACTCTGGCTGCAGCCCGTACACACTATGTATGAAGTGTACCTTGATCAAAGCGATGTCGTTCACCCACGAATCCGAGGCGTTGTATTTGTCATGATAATAGATCTTCTCGGCAGAATGTATCGAATTTGGTTGCGTCAGATCGACTGTACCAGCAACAATTCTCATGTCCTCGGGCGATTTACTGTAAACAATATTAAACTTTATTTCGAGACCTgtcaaaattaatgaaatttctATTGAAGTTATCTCGAGCTTAAATTATGTTAAATTTGTTTGTTCCACTTGCCTGACTACACAGTGAGCGGCTGTAATAACGTAGTCCGCGTTCAAAATCGATCCACCGCAAAAATGGCTCGACGAGAATACGGATTGAAGGGAAACCTAAGAAGAATTTTACTAATTTCAGAAGCTATAATGATATTATTAGTAACAGCTTCACTGTGTCGATTAGAAAAAGATCGTATCGTGATCATTTTTTTGTATCACACTCACTTGATAAGGAATTTGTCCCGGTTTCGCTACTGTTCCATTTATGATCCTTGACTCAAGTTCACCTGTAACAAttattcacaataaaaattttaagtcATTGTCTTGTTTACCAATTTACAGATAGTAAACATTTCTGGATACTCCAGTGTGCAAGACTACCAATTTCTTTAGTCACCCCGTTACAcggtttcaataaaaatattttttgaacctTAATTTCGAGGAAGATAATGTGGGTTTTTCGAGAAAACAACGATAGATGTTGGAAACAGGCTTCTAATGCACGTTGCAATATCAACCAAAGTCACTTGATAAGCTTCTATCTTTCGAACGGGTAATTAATAGATAAACACGACTGCCACACTTACAATTAGCCACAGCAAAAATTAGTGGAAGGAAGAAAATAAGCGACATCATCTTGTAGGCGCAAATGATTTACTTTGTGTTTCTGCTGATATTAAATCGGCGCATTTATATACTTCGTACGATTGAAAAACTTTTGTGAGATTAGATAAGTTAATAGATATTGTGCTCCTGTCTGGATTTCATTAAGATAAGATATGCCACAATATCGCACAGATACAATTTTTGGGAATCTCTGATTTTCTTTCAATAGATGTCAATAATTCATTTTGTTAATCTTTCGTTCtgtgaaattattatttcaccAAACTTGAAGATGCTACGGTTTTGGAGACTTTTTAATGTTTATTTGTACTACTGACTCGCGTGTGTCCTCATGTTTTGAAAGTTGATTCCCCACAGGGTTTGTTGATTTCTAGATTAAAATGTTCTCGAATCTTTCACGATTATTAAAACGTGGACGAATAACATTCAGGAGAGGTGCTCTATCGCTTTGTCACGGATTGTATTACTTTTCTTCGAACTGGAAGAAATAAGTGAAAGAAGATCAGATTGTCCCAGCGTCAAAAGATAGCTATCACAAATGTTTCACATTTCTTTCGGAAACACGGAAttgcgagaacgttgccagtgGACACAACGTCAAATCCAGAGGCAGGTACAAACACGAGGAAGATCCCAGTGCGCAAATATGGCGGGTATCTGGTGGACAACATATATTTGCCACTTTATCTTTGAGAGTCACGCGAAATTGTGTACTTGCGCCAGGAAACGGACACGAAGATAATAAAACCAAAACATTTGGTTTACGAGTTCGCGTTTATCATTATAACAAATTCCAGGTTGTATTCCGCGAGActacattttaaataatttctcgCCAGGATATTTTTTCCGCGACCCTCTTTCATCAGAAAATGTCATGGCAAATGCTTTTAACAACTCCCGAGGTTTTATGATGAAAATTTTACTTTTTGTTTCCACTATTTTCCGTTATTAACTTTTTAataatgaaatggaaatttctgtacggagcaCTTTGATAAAGGTGTAGGAGAGTGTTACAGTGGAAAGCATTATGTACATatacgaaatatttaatttaacgaATAAACAAATTGTTTATGTACTGCATgtagtaaatatttaaattgatataatacttaAAGACATAGAATAAGATGGTGGAGTGTAcaagaatgaaatattttccaTGAAATATGAGAAGATCAAAATTCAGCTCCTGACGTTCAAGaaacttttcattaatttctattGTCACTTTCTTTGTTTAATTCCTTTTCATTTCTgtgtatatttgtttaaatattttcttgaaatattcGCTACTGAAACATTAAAAGACCAAAATCTGTGGAGTACACTTGATACTTTAAGACAGAGTtggtcattaatcaattaaaattttaaccaagattgattgattaatgtgtacgatcaaTCATACTCTTTTCTTAAGAAAGGTAATCAATCATACTCTTTTCTTAAGAAAGGTAATCATTCATCAATCCATCAAAAATGgacaattgattcaatcgattgatgtagttaatcgtcaatcgttgattaaaaatagaaatcatcacaaaatcggagactgatttaatcaattgttgaagttaatcgccacacggtctatccataaattgtagtaaggagagagagagagacagagagcgcaGAGATGGAGaattttgacagaaatatatctcaacacaaaactcggtttacatttttttcagtatgcatacagttttgattccgtatttcatatcgaaatttcagcagttaatcattaatcaattatccaattaacgactaaagtaggagtttaattgttaattgcgattaacgattgattaaatttttgcccaactctgctttcaCAGGTCATGTTACAATTATAGTAAGTAACAAGTATCAAGATCTCAAGATCACTATGAAGGTCAAGATAAACACCAGCATATTGATACAGATAATACCAGTGACATaactttgttattttttaatcaGTTGTTTATAAAACTTCGACCgatttatttgtggcatttttctggcTAAAATGAGACCAAAAAACAACACAATATGGATGACCTTGGATCGAACTATTTactctataataataattatctcTATAATAGTTTATGCCAAAAACAAAAGTACCTTCAAGAATAAGTATGATCAAAAATATAGGCATccactaaaaatttcaattgtaatctgTACAGAGCTGTCCAAGGTtactataaggtcaaacaaataCAGTCATCGTGTACTCTCTTCTATGTATTTCCCATCACTTATGTCGCAAACATTTTCTCGTATGATCCCTAATTTTCAGTTAACGGAATTTTGAGCAGAAAACGGTTTTTTTCAAAGCACTTTGCGGCGTTTGCGTTTTGAAACGCGATGATTGCCTCCATCTGTTAAATTAAGGGACTTCTCGGTAAAGACGTTGGCGAGCATCGCTCGTTAGTGAAATTTTTCCCGCGATCAATGGAGTCGTGCAGTCTTTTTCCCCGTTAAATGCTTTAGTGGTGTTATTAGCGGAATCGGAGAGAGGGTGAGGGGGTTGTGATCATGGCACCAGCTATATAGTCGACGGCTTTACGTGTTCTTTACGAGTTCAGCGTGTTTTTGCGCCGGGTCACGTTCCTTCGTCTTTTTCCTTTCTCAATTTTTACTTGCAGCGGGCGAGTCGTTAGAAAATAAAAAGTATCCTACACGAACGAAAATGAATTACTTGCGCGTGCACGCCGCTGCCATGCCGGCTAGACTAGGTCTAATCGATTACGTGCTCCGAtggaaaattattatatatcacCGATTACGTCGTTTGCCGCTGATGGAAAAAGCGGCTGACGCGTCGCTAACGAGTTAATTATAACGAAAACTTTATTATCACTGATTATTCGCGCCCCCTGTTCGCCGGGGACTGTCAGTTTCGCGTTACAATTTCTTCATTTTACCAcagaatatgagaaaaatacATTGTTCAAGTTTTTTTGGGAACGGTTTTGTTTTTATCAAACCGGAAACGGAAGCAGAACAGATGAAAACTGTTAAATTTTGGTACAATTGATTCGCAAACGTCGAATTCTTTTTTACcaagcttatattagcttgccgacttgttgttgttgtatgcgtcaaatcttttaatcgaattttaaaccacttcccgatgagctagaaacttgaaactttaaacatagctcagaactggatgacaatgcaatattaaaatgctaatttctaaaaaaaacgggcgtttaggagaaaaaaatttaaatattaaccgtcacacttcACCGCGCGACGCTCAGTAGTACGTCATCaagttcagcgatccccactccgcgcgccagcgcaccctactccactacgtgtttccactccgactcatccccactccactgacccacttcgcaccgaaggagctcggtatggtgttccgttcatacAGTTCCATTTCGTAAAATTTCGGACTCTataaagagacgtcgtctctcggagtcatcccctcattctatctcgcgtatttccatctcttgcgtttctatatatatatatatatctgactatttcataccagtgttactatatcttgcgttccatttaaaaaagactaaaaagtagaaaattaaaaaatatatataaaaactttttaaaaaccgcgcattatattaaaatgcactaaaaacgagaaaataatgtttttagacattagtcactataaataaaagcgtggagcgcgcccacgaagattacgtcaatatagtttagcgctccacgcttttatttatagtcactataatgtctaaaaaaattattttctcctttttagtgcattttaatataagcgtggattttaaaaagtttttcatATATACTTTTTTTAAACGTTTATGTGAACATTTTTTCTTATCATAGGACAGAAATGCTTCGGagagattaaaagaaaaatatgtgCACTCTCTCAATATTTTGATGAGAAATGTTtgtaataacattattttgttatttctGGGCATATACTTGTCTTAAGGGGAAAAAGGTCTTTCGTAATGAGTTTGTAGAAGAAATGTAAACGTTTTTGAAAAGATTGTAAGAGACATATGAGCTTGCATTGTCAATTACTGTTTCTGCATTTCTTTAAAGttgttataattatataatcttttttttttacacacaattggtaatgtcctcgttTGTCAAAGATTGTTCCACATTTGAGCAGAGTATAAAAATGTCACTAACCTCAGGTGTCCCACTTTTAAACGTTATTTCAAATGTACGGTTCGTCCGAGGACCGAATCAGAGTTAAAAGGAATCCGAAAAATCGACGTTTCTTTTAGAATAAGTGAAAAGGCGTTTCAATTCTTAATTACGTTACCCCTCTGATTGCTCTCTCACCAGTTCCCTTCGGTCTCATTACGCGAAGAATAAAACGAATCTTCAAAGCgttttctctctatattaaattcGCTTTATTTGTACCTCTTTAAAGGCACAACATTCACCTCGCGGAGCTTTGACGAAGCTACGGGCAAagtatttcttgaaaatacGATTCGCGTCCCTTTTTGCTTGTCTGTCGCTGATGTATAATAATAAGGGGGTCAGTTGGTCGTAAATGTCAAAGTTCTCTGGCGAAACTGCGGCGATAGATGAACACAAAGCAGTCGAATGGAATCACGGGAGAAAGTAAAATTACGGGGAAACTCTCGCTGTGGTGGATCGAAATTGTGCTAGCGATGTCGCCGAGGACTGCGAAGTTCGATAACGATTGAACGATTTACGGCGCCTAAGGCGGCGGCGGTCTGGGGCGGCGCGTTCAACCGACAAAAAAGGATCGAAATTGGTCCCTCATTGAAAGGGTGTTCTTGTTTATCTGATAATGTCAAAATACAGACTGTTACCGAGCTGGTGGCACAAGCTGCAACCAGAAGAATCTACGAGAAAAGAGAATGTTACTTTGTCAAGGCTTCCTTCTCGAGTAAATCGATATTGAAGATTCATCGAGTTCGTGCACACTTGGCTACACAGTACCCTGGTTTTTGTTGTGTCTGCATACAGGAACTTCGTCAAGGTCATGGCTTGTTGCTGTTTCAAACCTCCTTTGTTATTCCGTCGATACAGAGGCTGCAACAATTATGGCTGTGAATTATTACGAAATGGTATATTATAACTTCCAAAATGTGTGTGGTAagtaagtatacagggtgttccaaaaatgcTATATTTCCTTCAAGATGTGatccctgaggtcatttgaagtaacttttccctttgcgaaaatgttctccgcgactttgttaaggagttattcacGAAAGTTTAAACATGTTctaacaatcataatgtattagcattggatatcactggattcgggaaagtctgtagaatcttttgctgtaaagaacaattcaatatcttttataataacatcacaattcaaagttgaaaaatgtgactttttttaaaactcaattttctcaaaaactgtacgtctaggagaaaaattaaggtcaGATCCGGAATCAGCGCGAGAAACACTAtcagaatcgcatagtgggaatcgaaatacaaaaaaaaaaagttgaaatttgttgcacCGTGTAATCAGAATCATTCTCTACCTTTTTTTCAATAGGTTTCGAAAGAATACGTCttttattgggttggaaagaaagttcgtagcgttttcaaattaagaattcatatgtttattcaataacacaaaaagtaatagaacgaAATGGAAAATAGGTTATCGAATAaacgtatgaataaatatctgaattttagctttcaattttaatttacaaacgctacgaactttcgttccaacccaatacctGTAAAACACATGTACTAATTTTCAATAAAAGTGTTCCTAATCGAGAATAATGATTTAAAACAGAAATGGGTCTCAATTAGGCTAGTTACTCTACTCACATACACAGATACTTaaaacaaaagtgtacgtttctGAAAATTGATTCGCCTCCTTTTCTGGTTGTACCACCAGGTATACGGTAACATTTTGTATTACGGTATATGGAGAATAATTTTCAACCAGACTTTCCATCGTACATTTCAGCGAGTCGTGCTCAATAAAAAATCTAACAGGACGACAGGGAATTTTCTGCACATTCGGAACGGTGTTAAGTGTTATCAAATGAAAACTGTTTCACGAATACACGGTTTTTGTTCAACTATGTTTAGTCAAAGCGCGAGAAATGGTAAATTTAAGGGAGTAACACGGACATATACCGCATTCCCCCAGTGCAAAAAACGCTTCAGCTTTAAAGCAGAACGTTTTACCGCCGAGTACGGAACAGCCGGAATCGTGCGAGGGAGGAAGATTgaagacagtattggcaacagaaccATTCCATTCGCCTGTA from Lasioglossum baleicum chromosome 2, iyLasBale1, whole genome shotgun sequence harbors:
- the LOC143219412 gene encoding trypsin Blo t 3-like is translated as MFTICELESRIINGTVAKPGQIPYQVSLQSVFSSSHFCGGSILNADYVITAAHCVVSKSPEDMRIVAGTVDLTQPNSIHSAEKIYYHDKYNASDSWVNDIALIKGDSGGPLMVHGKLVGLVSWSYHCADTVYPSVYTRVGSYIDWIKKYAV